One genomic window of Campylobacter fetus subsp. fetus includes the following:
- the hemC gene encoding hydroxymethylbilane synthase translates to MNIKIASRNSALALWQTHHIRDLLIAQGHSVEIITMKTKGDVILDTPLAKIGGKGLFTKELENSMLEGSADIAVHSLKDVPTTFPDGLKLACVCSREDVRDAMLSMKYKNLDELPQGAKVGTTSLRRKMQILAHRADLDIISLRGNVNSRIAKLKNGEFDAIILAMAGINRLNLSKEVKFTSAIDTIPAMGQGALGIEAIDKKEILDAIEFLNDEKSVVETTIERDFVHTLNGGCQAPIGINAKLKGDKIEVEAILGLVDGSEILRDSKTYPKLAYKIAGKNFADEFIARGAKELLKRAEEMV, encoded by the coding sequence ATGAATATCAAAATAGCAAGTAGAAATAGCGCTCTTGCGCTTTGGCAAACTCATCATATAAGAGATTTATTGATTGCTCAAGGTCATAGCGTTGAGATAATTACTATGAAGACAAAAGGCGATGTTATCCTTGATACTCCGCTCGCAAAGATAGGCGGCAAAGGGCTTTTTACAAAAGAGCTTGAAAACTCTATGCTTGAAGGTAGTGCAGATATAGCGGTTCATAGCTTAAAAGATGTTCCGACTACTTTTCCAGATGGATTAAAACTGGCTTGCGTGTGCAGTAGAGAAGACGTGAGAGACGCGATGCTTAGCATGAAGTACAAAAATTTGGATGAATTACCACAAGGTGCCAAAGTAGGAACAACTTCGCTTCGTAGAAAAATGCAGATTTTAGCTCATAGGGCTGATCTTGATATCATATCTCTTAGAGGAAATGTAAACTCACGAATAGCTAAGCTTAAAAATGGCGAGTTTGACGCTATTATTTTGGCTATGGCTGGAATTAATCGATTAAATCTTTCTAAGGAAGTTAAATTTACATCAGCTATAGATACAATTCCTGCTATGGGACAAGGAGCTTTAGGAATCGAGGCTATAGATAAAAAAGAAATTTTGGATGCTATCGAGTTTTTAAATGATGAAAAAAGCGTAGTTGAAACTACTATAGAGAGAGATTTCGTGCATACGTTAAACGGAGGATGTCAAGCGCCGATCGGAATAAATGCAAAATTAAAAGGCGACAAGATAGAAGTTGAGGCGATATTGGGTCTTGTAGATGGAAGCGAAATTCTAAGAGATAGCAAAACTTATCCGAAATTAGCATATAAAATAGCCGGTAAAAATTTTGCTGATGAGTTCATAGCGCGCGGCGCAAAAGAGCTTTTAAAGAGGGCAGAAGAGATGGTTTAG
- a CDS encoding YihY family inner membrane protein: MRKIWEKLVLIYKVLEDKQLLHFAASLSFHTLLSIIPVLFISLSIFTQLPSFSGYYAKIKDFIFSNLLPSQSITEYIDQFLSNSSSLGIIGLIAVFFTSIMFFSDYEFVISKLTGAKSRGFWRSLSNYWTLITLMPLGLGMSFWLSNLIQTMLSQSEYTSGINFLAIFPYIIIWAIFAVTYLISINRDFSIKNILISSFASSLAWSISKWIFVGYSFYNKTYSSIYGSFSILLFFFIWIYISWIIFLYGIKLCVALDGLSRDKPVI; this comes from the coding sequence ATGCGTAAAATATGGGAAAAACTAGTACTGATCTATAAAGTGTTAGAAGATAAACAGCTTTTACATTTTGCTGCAAGTCTTAGTTTTCACACTCTTTTATCCATCATTCCTGTTTTATTTATATCTCTATCTATCTTTACACAACTCCCTAGTTTTAGCGGTTATTACGCTAAGATTAAAGATTTTATATTTTCAAATTTACTTCCTAGTCAAAGCATAACTGAATATATAGATCAGTTTTTATCTAATTCAAGTAGCCTTGGTATAATAGGTCTTATAGCGGTATTTTTTACCAGTATAATGTTTTTTAGCGACTATGAATTTGTTATTTCAAAATTAACAGGAGCTAAAAGTCGTGGATTTTGGAGAAGTCTTAGTAACTACTGGACTTTGATAACTCTTATGCCTCTTGGTCTTGGAATGTCGTTTTGGCTCTCAAATTTAATCCAAACAATGCTTAGCCAAAGCGAATATACAAGCGGTATAAACTTCTTAGCTATATTTCCATATATAATTATCTGGGCTATATTTGCAGTAACTTATCTCATATCTATAAATAGAGATTTTTCTATAAAAAATATATTGATCAGCTCTTTTGCCAGTTCGCTTGCATGGTCCATATCAAAGTGGATATTTGTAGGATATAGCTTCTATAATAAAACATACTCTAGTATATACGGATCATTTTCGATACTATTATTTTTCTTTATTTGGATATATATTTCGTGGATTATATTTTTATATGGTATAAAACTATGCGTAGCCTTAGATGGATTAAGTAGAGATAAGCCAGTTATCTAG
- a CDS encoding FAD-linked oxidase C-terminal domain-containing protein, with translation MDAKHIKYFEKLLGEDNAKFDKAHQIAYCYDATKKRFEPDGVLFPRDETDVSNILKYCNENKIVIVPRGAGSGFTGGALAASGGVVLSFEKHMNKILEIDMQNMVAVVEPGLINMKLQKAVEEVGLFYPPDPASENYSTIGGNVSENAGGMRAAKYGITKDYVMALRAVLPNGDIIRAGKRTIKDVAGYNIAGILIASEGSLAVITQITLKLIAKPKFKKTAMGVFPNVNAAMNAVYKTMAAGVTPVAMEFLDNLSIKAVETKFKKGLPISAGAILISDVDGSNLDVLDSELEIIKNVFEQNGATEFRVAKNENESADIWLARRNCSQAITCYGSLKLNEDITVPRSELPNLLEKIAEISQKYGVTTPCFGHTGDGNVHTNVMVDRDDPDAVKRGHEAITEIFKATVELGGTLSGEHGIGLSKAPFMGLAFSSEEMNLFRTIKKAFDPNNILNPNKMGL, from the coding sequence ATGGATGCTAAACATATAAAATATTTTGAAAAGCTTCTAGGTGAAGATAATGCTAAATTTGATAAAGCTCATCAAATAGCCTACTGCTATGATGCTACGAAAAAGCGTTTTGAGCCTGATGGAGTGCTATTTCCACGAGATGAAACAGATGTAAGCAATATACTAAAATACTGCAATGAAAACAAAATCGTTATAGTCCCAAGAGGCGCTGGAAGCGGATTTACCGGCGGAGCTTTAGCAGCGAGCGGCGGAGTCGTTTTGTCATTTGAAAAACATATGAATAAAATATTAGAAATAGATATGCAAAATATGGTAGCAGTCGTAGAACCCGGACTTATAAATATGAAACTACAAAAAGCAGTAGAAGAAGTAGGACTTTTCTATCCGCCAGATCCTGCTAGTGAAAATTACAGTACAATAGGCGGAAACGTGAGCGAAAATGCAGGCGGTATGCGTGCTGCAAAATATGGTATAACCAAAGACTATGTTATGGCTTTAAGAGCGGTGTTGCCAAACGGAGATATTATAAGAGCCGGAAAACGCACTATAAAAGATGTTGCAGGGTATAATATCGCAGGAATTCTCATAGCAAGCGAAGGAAGTTTAGCCGTTATCACACAAATCACATTAAAACTCATTGCAAAACCTAAATTTAAAAAAACCGCAATGGGAGTATTTCCTAACGTAAATGCCGCTATGAATGCTGTTTATAAAACTATGGCAGCAGGAGTAACTCCTGTAGCTATGGAGTTTTTGGATAATCTTAGCATAAAAGCAGTCGAAACAAAATTTAAAAAAGGTCTGCCTATATCGGCCGGGGCTATCCTTATAAGCGATGTCGATGGATCAAATTTAGATGTTTTAGATAGCGAGCTAGAGATCATCAAAAACGTTTTTGAGCAAAACGGCGCAACTGAGTTTAGAGTAGCAAAAAATGAAAACGAATCTGCTGATATATGGCTTGCAAGGCGCAACTGCTCTCAAGCTATCACATGTTATGGTAGTTTAAAACTCAATGAAGATATAACTGTTCCTAGATCCGAACTTCCGAATTTACTCGAAAAAATAGCTGAAATTTCTCAAAAATACGGCGTTACTACACCATGTTTTGGTCATACCGGAGATGGAAACGTACATACAAATGTTATGGTAGATCGTGACGACCCTGACGCGGTAAAAAGAGGTCACGAAGCTATAACTGAAATTTTTAAAGCTACCGTCGAGCTTGGAGGAACTTTATCTGGAGAGCACGGTATAGGACTTAGCAAAGCACCTTTTATGGGTCTTGCATTTAGTTCTGAAGAGATGAACCTTTTTAGAACTATAAAAAAAGCATTTGATCCAAATAATATCTTAAACCCAAATAAAATGGGACTTTAA
- a CDS encoding plasminogen-binding N-terminal domain-containing protein, whose product MKKIAIMLLLLCSFVFGAEFNMKTNYSLLLNVHDGIGEITDSPDIVVNSSGVVMHKFKDGSKSIIARAVVTEKKDGFAKVRFEVFDSLKQQALPIPKILPSAGDEIVLNFLYDRSLIVVPNKEIYKEITDNFKNITFIHPDIVGAYLNYEYKPNPSRDDFRKMCAQSAAGLIFVALDNEAVFADCGSFAVLKKFKSGSVDYYQLPFYTRVKGIDTIFWKLDGAKINNYDEYYKRLLGN is encoded by the coding sequence TTGAAAAAAATTGCAATTATGCTTTTATTACTATGCAGTTTTGTTTTTGGTGCTGAGTTTAATATGAAAACCAACTATAGTCTGCTTTTAAACGTTCATGATGGTATCGGCGAGATAACAGATAGTCCAGATATCGTTGTCAATAGTAGCGGCGTTGTTATGCATAAATTCAAAGATGGCAGCAAATCAATAATTGCTAGAGCAGTAGTCACCGAAAAAAAAGACGGTTTTGCTAAAGTTAGGTTTGAAGTATTTGACTCTTTAAAACAGCAAGCACTTCCGATACCAAAGATTTTACCGTCTGCAGGAGATGAAATAGTCTTAAATTTCTTATATGACAGATCTCTAATAGTAGTTCCAAATAAAGAAATTTACAAAGAGATAACAGACAACTTTAAAAATATCACTTTTATACATCCAGACATTGTAGGAGCATATCTAAACTACGAATACAAACCAAATCCAAGCAGAGACGACTTTCGTAAAATGTGCGCTCAAAGTGCGGCAGGGCTTATATTTGTAGCATTAGATAACGAAGCCGTGTTTGCTGATTGCGGTAGTTTTGCCGTGCTTAAAAAGTTCAAAAGCGGAAGTGTGGATTATTACCAGCTTCCATTTTATACAAGAGTTAAAGGCATAGATACTATATTTTGGAAACTTGATGGCGCAAAAATAAACAACTATGACGAATACTATAAAAGACTTTTAGGAAACTAA
- a CDS encoding peptidoglycan DD-metalloendopeptidase family protein, whose product MIKKIILFLFITINLYAIKPSVEELTWPNGESFLTFLENNKIPLSLYYNLEKEDQELATEITSGTRFQILRDENDRVSQVLIPISEELQIHIHKDIVGKYVIDFIPIIYENEDRILSIDVQRSPYQDIIEHSGNVALASAFLNAFKGSVDYKGLKKGDKLVIIYTQKRRLGRVFGMPNIKAAMIEIRGNAKYVYQYDDRFYDETGKELENFFLIKPVKNARISSRFTPKRWHPILKRYRAHLGIDYAAPKGTKIYAAGDGRISFVGQKGGYGNVIMLNHTDNYMTLYAHLNGFASGVKSGKRIKKGDVIAYVGSTGMSTGPHLHFGLYKNNQAINPESVVKITKSSLSGTQKKEFSALVGGINRDFEVSLNAHTNAPKEEGFDSVIAF is encoded by the coding sequence ATGATCAAAAAAATAATACTATTTTTATTTATCACTATAAATTTATACGCTATCAAGCCTAGTGTTGAGGAGCTAACATGGCCAAATGGCGAGAGTTTTTTAACATTTTTAGAAAATAATAAAATACCATTATCTTTATATTATAACCTGGAAAAAGAAGATCAAGAGCTAGCTACTGAGATAACAAGCGGCACGAGATTTCAAATTTTAAGAGATGAAAATGATAGAGTTTCACAAGTTCTTATACCTATAAGTGAAGAGTTGCAAATTCATATTCATAAAGATATAGTTGGAAAGTATGTTATTGATTTTATACCGATAATATATGAAAACGAAGATAGAATTCTTAGTATCGATGTGCAAAGATCACCATATCAAGATATCATAGAACATAGCGGAAATGTTGCTTTAGCGAGTGCTTTTTTAAACGCCTTTAAAGGAAGTGTAGATTATAAAGGGCTTAAAAAGGGTGATAAATTAGTCATTATATATACTCAAAAAAGACGGTTAGGAAGAGTTTTTGGTATGCCAAATATCAAAGCTGCTATGATAGAAATAAGAGGAAATGCTAAATATGTTTATCAGTATGATGATAGATTTTACGATGAAACCGGAAAAGAGCTTGAAAATTTCTTTTTGATAAAACCTGTCAAAAATGCTAGAATAAGCTCAAGATTTACTCCAAAAAGATGGCATCCGATCTTAAAAAGATATAGGGCTCATTTGGGGATTGACTACGCTGCTCCAAAAGGCACGAAAATATATGCTGCGGGAGATGGACGAATATCATTCGTAGGGCAAAAAGGCGGTTACGGAAATGTAATTATGTTAAATCATACAGATAATTATATGACCCTTTATGCTCATTTAAACGGTTTTGCAAGCGGTGTTAAAAGCGGTAAAAGGATAAAAAAGGGTGATGTCATAGCCTATGTGGGAAGTACCGGTATGAGTACAGGTCCGCACCTGCATTTTGGACTTTATAAAAACAATCAAGCTATCAATCCAGAATCAGTGGTAAAAATAACAAAAAGTAGCCTAAGTGGCACACAGAAAAAAGAGTTTAGTGCGCTTGTTGGCGGTATAAACAGAGATTTTGAAGTTAGTTTAAATGCCCATACAAATGCTCCAAAAGAAGAGGGATTTGATAGCGTAATCGCATTTTAG
- the mgtE gene encoding magnesium transporter → MNKDLDEVKEQLEKHLDDGVGGELSPSDIASHLKVLKSHDEDEYATYLEKLDSQSLGEVAMEMPDHMLKDVIENVPNNKIVEALEELESDDATDLLQNIEDIDEEKAKELFSSLELDSQKEISKLINYEDNEAGAYMQTELFSARLDERLSSAISRFRVMKKRDEIENVFQLFVVDKDGVLKYVIPLEDLIIYDFDLNLENIIKNGGVDKYKPHFATDTDDISEVAATVMDYDLSAIAVVNKAGVLIGRITTDDIHDFLEESATEQIYNLAGVNDEAEEEGLVKTGRARAIWLFVNLITAIFSVSVIGLFDKSIESLVALAMLMPIVAGIGGNAGNQTLAVNVRRLALGEIQFDSFWSVLKKELIMASVNSIIFASFVGFLVGLWFNMPLLGVVIGVAMIINLLLAAFFGTFIPLTFKRIGLDPAVGSSVFLTMITDMMGFFVFLGLATWILL, encoded by the coding sequence ATGAATAAAGATTTAGATGAAGTAAAAGAGCAGTTAGAAAAACATCTCGATGATGGCGTCGGTGGCGAATTAAGCCCATCAGATATCGCGTCGCATCTAAAGGTATTGAAAAGCCATGATGAAGATGAATACGCTACTTACCTTGAAAAATTAGACTCTCAAAGTCTTGGCGAAGTCGCTATGGAAATGCCGGATCACATGCTTAAGGATGTGATTGAAAATGTTCCTAATAATAAGATAGTAGAAGCCTTAGAAGAGCTAGAAAGCGATGACGCCACCGACCTTTTACAAAATATAGAAGATATAGATGAGGAAAAAGCTAAAGAGCTTTTTAGCTCTCTTGAATTAGATAGCCAAAAAGAGATAAGCAAACTTATAAATTACGAAGACAATGAAGCCGGTGCTTATATGCAAACGGAGCTTTTTTCAGCTAGACTTGATGAAAGACTAAGTTCTGCGATATCTCGTTTTAGGGTAATGAAAAAAAGAGATGAGATAGAAAACGTATTTCAACTCTTTGTAGTTGATAAAGATGGTGTTTTAAAATACGTTATACCTTTAGAAGATCTTATAATATATGATTTTGATTTAAATTTAGAAAATATTATAAAAAATGGCGGTGTAGATAAATATAAGCCGCATTTTGCTACTGATACAGATGATATAAGCGAAGTTGCGGCTACTGTTATGGACTATGATTTAAGTGCTATAGCTGTTGTAAATAAAGCAGGAGTTTTGATAGGTCGTATCACCACCGATGATATACACGACTTTTTAGAAGAGAGCGCTACTGAACAAATTTATAATTTAGCAGGTGTTAATGATGAAGCCGAAGAAGAAGGACTAGTTAAAACAGGTCGTGCGCGTGCTATTTGGCTATTTGTAAATTTGATAACTGCTATATTTAGCGTAAGCGTGATAGGGTTATTTGATAAATCTATAGAGTCTTTAGTTGCTCTTGCTATGCTTATGCCGATTGTAGCGGGTATCGGAGGGAACGCCGGTAATCAAACATTAGCCGTAAATGTAAGACGTCTCGCATTAGGAGAGATACAATTTGATAGTTTTTGGAGCGTTTTAAAAAAAGAACTTATAATGGCTTCTGTTAATTCTATAATATTTGCTTCTTTTGTCGGATTTTTGGTTGGACTTTGGTTTAATATGCCTCTACTTGGAGTAGTAATAGGTGTGGCTATGATTATAAATTTGCTTTTAGCCGCTTTTTTCGGAACATTTATACCTCTAACATTTAAAAGAATAGGGCTAGATCCAGCAGTTGGTAGCTCTGTATTTTTAACTATGATAACTGATATGATGGGATTTTTCGTATTTTTAGGACTTGCTACATGGATACTATTATAA
- a CDS encoding NUDIX domain-containing protein: MDTIIKDLKIVPLENSKFVKPFSILYTQDNKNKRWDCVEAHDSVSCIMYHKDFDAFLFVKQFRPSLWYYQTKNSISSDEPGVTHELCAGIMDKGLSAEETMIEEILEETGYAVQEVKKITSSYTALGFGANRQTLFCTTIDESMKKTAGGGVDDEKIEIVFIKKSDILDFIYDENMVKAPNLQFSVLWYLQNMF, encoded by the coding sequence ATGGATACTATTATAAAAGATTTAAAGATTGTACCGCTTGAGAACTCAAAGTTTGTAAAGCCATTTAGTATTTTATATACTCAAGATAATAAAAACAAGCGCTGGGACTGCGTAGAAGCTCATGATAGCGTATCTTGTATAATGTATCATAAAGATTTTGATGCGTTTTTGTTTGTAAAGCAGTTTCGTCCATCTCTTTGGTATTATCAGACAAAAAATAGTATAAGTTCAGATGAACCAGGAGTTACGCATGAGCTTTGCGCCGGTATCATGGATAAAGGTTTGAGCGCCGAAGAAACGATGATAGAAGAGATATTAGAAGAGACGGGATACGCCGTTCAAGAGGTAAAAAAGATAACTAGCAGTTACACGGCATTAGGCTTTGGAGCCAATAGACAAACTCTTTTTTGTACTACTATTGATGAAAGTATGAAAAAAACAGCTGGTGGTGGAGTTGATGATGAGAAAATCGAGATCGTATTTATCAAAAAATCTGATATTCTAGATTTTATTTATGATGAAAATATGGTCAAAGCCCCAAATTTGCAATTTTCCGTACTTTGGTATCTACAAAATATGTTCTAG
- the groES gene encoding co-chaperone GroES → MKFEPLGKRVLVEREEEVKTTASGIIIPDNASKEKPSKGKVVAASKEAEGVSVGDIVVFAKYAGSEISLEDKKYLVLNLEDILGVIK, encoded by the coding sequence ATGAAATTTGAGCCACTTGGAAAACGTGTTTTAGTAGAGCGAGAAGAGGAAGTTAAGACAACTGCTAGCGGTATTATTATACCAGATAATGCTTCAAAAGAAAAACCTTCAAAAGGAAAAGTAGTAGCAGCTAGCAAAGAGGCTGAGGGTGTTAGCGTAGGTGATATCGTTGTATTTGCAAAGTATGCTGGCAGCGAGATCAGCTTAGAAGATAAAAAATATCTAGTTTTAAATTTAGAAGATATTTTAGGCGTAATTAAGTAA
- the groL gene encoding chaperonin GroEL (60 kDa chaperone family; promotes refolding of misfolded polypeptides especially under stressful conditions; forms two stacked rings of heptamers to form a barrel-shaped 14mer; ends can be capped by GroES; misfolded proteins enter the barrel where they are refolded when GroES binds), translated as MAKEIIFADDARNRLYSGVKKLNDAVKVTMGPRGRNVLIQKSFGAPSITKDGVSVAKEIELKDTIENMGAGLVREVASKTNDEAGDGTTTATVLAHAIFKEGLRNITAGANPIEVKRGMDKFVEAVTSELKSAAKKVDGKKEIAQVATISANSDSSIGDLIAEAMEKVGKDGVITVEEAKSINDELNVVEGMQFDRGYLSPYFITNAEKMQVELSSPFILLFDKKITNLKDLLPVLEQIQKTGKPLLIVAEDIEGEALATLVVNKLRGVLNISAVKAPGFGDRRKAMLEDIAILTGGEVISEELGRTLESASLQDLGQADRVVIDKDNTTIVNGAGDKDSIEARINQIKAQIAETTSDYDKEKLQERLAKLSGGVAVIKVGAATETEMKEKKDRVDDALNATKAAVEEGIVVGGGAALIKAGNRVNLSLKGDELIGAEIVKRALFAPLRQIAENAGFDAGVVANSVSCADCPNYGFNAASGEYVDMFEAGIIDPVKVERIALQNAVSVASLLLTTEATVSEIKEDKPAMPPMPDMGGMGGMGGMM; from the coding sequence ATGGCAAAAGAAATTATTTTCGCAGATGATGCAAGAAATAGATTATATAGCGGTGTAAAAAAATTAAACGATGCGGTAAAAGTTACTATGGGACCAAGAGGTCGTAATGTACTTATCCAAAAAAGCTTTGGTGCACCTTCTATCACAAAAGACGGCGTAAGCGTTGCAAAAGAGATAGAACTTAAAGATACTATAGAAAATATGGGTGCAGGTTTAGTCAGAGAAGTTGCTAGCAAAACAAACGATGAAGCAGGAGACGGTACTACAACTGCTACAGTTTTAGCTCACGCTATATTTAAAGAAGGACTTAGGAACATAACTGCCGGCGCAAATCCTATCGAAGTAAAACGCGGAATGGATAAATTCGTTGAGGCTGTTACAAGCGAGTTAAAATCAGCCGCTAAAAAAGTAGACGGTAAAAAAGAGATAGCTCAAGTAGCTACTATTTCAGCAAATAGCGATAGCTCAATCGGTGATCTTATAGCCGAAGCTATGGAAAAAGTTGGTAAAGACGGTGTCATCACAGTAGAAGAAGCAAAATCTATAAATGACGAGTTAAATGTCGTTGAAGGTATGCAGTTTGATCGTGGATATTTAAGTCCGTATTTCATCACAAACGCTGAAAAAATGCAAGTCGAATTAAGTAGTCCATTTATACTTTTATTTGATAAGAAAATTACAAATTTAAAAGATCTACTTCCGGTTTTAGAACAAATTCAAAAAACAGGAAAACCTCTTCTTATCGTTGCTGAGGATATCGAGGGTGAAGCTCTTGCAACTTTAGTTGTAAATAAATTAAGAGGCGTTTTAAATATTTCAGCAGTAAAAGCTCCTGGATTTGGAGATAGAAGAAAAGCTATGCTTGAAGATATAGCTATTTTAACCGGCGGTGAAGTGATCAGCGAAGAGTTAGGCAGAACTTTAGAGAGTGCTAGCTTACAAGATCTTGGTCAAGCAGATAGAGTTGTTATAGATAAAGATAACACTACTATAGTAAATGGTGCCGGAGATAAAGATTCGATAGAAGCTAGAATTAATCAAATAAAAGCTCAAATAGCTGAGACTACAAGCGATTATGATAAAGAAAAGTTGCAAGAAAGACTAGCTAAATTAAGCGGCGGTGTTGCTGTTATCAAAGTAGGAGCTGCGACAGAAACAGAAATGAAAGAAAAAAAAGATAGAGTAGACGACGCTCTAAATGCTACAAAAGCAGCAGTAGAAGAGGGCATCGTAGTCGGAGGCGGTGCAGCGCTTATCAAAGCCGGAAATAGAGTAAATCTAAGCTTAAAAGGTGATGAGTTAATTGGCGCTGAGATAGTTAAACGTGCGCTTTTTGCCCCTCTTCGTCAGATAGCTGAAAATGCCGGATTCGACGCTGGAGTAGTGGCAAATTCTGTATCATGCGCAGATTGCCCTAATTATGGATTTAACGCAGCTAGCGGCGAATATGTTGATATGTTTGAAGCTGGAATTATAGATCCTGTTAAAGTAGAAAGAATAGCTTTACAAAACGCAGTTAGCGTAGCAAGCTTACTTCTTACTACTGAAGCTACGGTTAGTGAGATAAAAGAGGATAAACCTGCTATGCCTCCGATGCCAGACATGGGCGGTATGGGTGGAATGGGCGGAATGATGTAA
- the hemH gene encoding ferrochelatase: MKKVVILLNMGGADDLSQVELFLKNMFNDPYILGIKNRKIRSVLAWLITKMRLKSATRNYTELGGKSPIGDITRSLIDKLNIKFGNENLTFDYAMNYTPPFAIDSLKKYKYADEILLFPLYPHHSRTTIVSSLDSANRAIKELSIKSNIKVINYFYKDERYNKIITSSIKEKIAEMNSSQIDLIFSSHSLPKKIIEKGDLYETHTNEHVKIISDMLAKDGVKFNSISLAYQSRLGPVEWLGPNLSEVLSNLKSKKALIYPISFCIDNSETDFELDIEYRKIADQKEFDYYEVVKAPDDSEAFVDYIAYKVKELV, translated from the coding sequence ATGAAAAAAGTTGTAATACTACTAAATATGGGCGGAGCTGATGATTTAAGTCAAGTTGAGCTATTTTTGAAAAATATGTTTAACGATCCATATATTTTGGGTATAAAAAATAGAAAAATTCGCTCAGTGCTAGCTTGGCTTATAACTAAAATGAGACTAAAAAGTGCAACACGCAACTATACGGAGTTAGGCGGCAAATCTCCTATAGGAGATATCACTAGATCTTTGATTGATAAATTAAATATTAAATTCGGAAATGAAAATCTTACTTTTGATTATGCTATGAACTATACACCTCCTTTTGCTATAGATAGTTTAAAAAAGTATAAATACGCCGATGAAATACTGCTATTTCCATTATATCCTCATCATTCAAGAACTACTATAGTATCTAGTTTGGATTCCGCAAACAGAGCTATAAAAGAGCTTAGTATAAAATCTAATATAAAAGTTATAAACTATTTTTATAAGGATGAAAGATATAATAAAATTATAACAAGTAGTATAAAAGAAAAGATTGCTGAAATGAATTCAAGTCAAATCGATCTGATATTTTCATCTCATTCACTTCCGAAAAAAATAATCGAAAAAGGCGACTTGTATGAAACTCATACTAATGAACATGTAAAAATAATTTCAGATATGTTGGCTAAAGATGGAGTTAAGTTTAATTCTATTAGTTTAGCTTATCAATCAAGATTGGGGCCTGTTGAATGGCTGGGTCCGAATTTAAGCGAAGTTTTATCAAATTTAAAAAGCAAAAAAGCACTTATTTATCCGATTAGTTTTTGTATAGATAACTCAGAAACGGATTTTGAACTAGATATCGAGTATAGAAAAATAGCAGATCAAAAAGAGTTTGACTACTATGAAGTTGTGAAAGCTCCTGATGATAGTGAAGCTTTTGTTGATTATATAGCTTATAAAGTTAAAGAGTTAGTCTAA